In Labrys wisconsinensis, a single genomic region encodes these proteins:
- a CDS encoding gluconokinase → MPIAPSDPDSKAPLIVVMGVSGCGKTSVGQGIAAWLGAAFIEGDALHPRRNVEKMSAGIPLDDDDRWPWLDLISGELRQASMARQALVVSCSALKTIYRERLRQAADDRLCFVFLRGSREALLERLAQRRGHYMPVSLLDSQLGALEDPAGEQGVVAIDIGIGGADQVLEAVRARLFKSGIGPAA, encoded by the coding sequence ATGCCAATAGCGCCGTCAGATCCGGATTCCAAAGCGCCCCTCATCGTGGTGATGGGCGTCAGCGGCTGCGGCAAGACCAGCGTCGGCCAAGGCATCGCCGCATGGCTCGGCGCAGCGTTCATCGAAGGCGATGCGCTGCATCCGCGTCGCAACGTCGAAAAGATGTCCGCCGGCATTCCGCTCGACGACGACGACCGCTGGCCTTGGCTCGACCTGATCAGCGGCGAATTGCGACAAGCCTCCATGGCAAGACAGGCGCTCGTGGTCAGCTGCTCGGCGCTGAAGACGATCTACCGCGAGCGCCTGCGCCAGGCCGCCGACGACAGGCTCTGCTTCGTTTTTTTGCGGGGATCGCGCGAGGCGCTTCTGGAACGGCTGGCGCAGCGACGCGGCCATTATATGCCGGTTTCCCTGCTCGACAGTCAGCTTGGGGCGCTCGAAGACCCGGCCGGTGAACAGGGTGTCGTCGCCATCGATATCGGCATCGGCGGTGCCGACCAGGTCCTCGAAGCGGTCCGAGCCAGGCTCTTCAAATCCGGTATCGGCCCCGCCGCTTGA
- a CDS encoding sulfite exporter TauE/SafE family protein yields MTFAFLPSAPGLFILASVAAFFVGLSKGGLPAIGSLAVPMLSLQLSPVTAAALLLPIYVLTDIVGVWLYRREYSPRNLKILIPAALAGVLFGWATASHVSDAAIAFLIGLMGAGFCLNTWLRPPKGVEPKVGSIPAGLFWGAVAGFTSFVSHSGAPPFQIYVLPQRLKKMVFAGTSTIVFAVVNAAKIVPYSLLRPFSANDFRIAAFLVPIAMLGTIVGAVLTRRLRDTLFFRLVQVALFAVSLKLIVDALGAFGR; encoded by the coding sequence GTGACATTTGCCTTCCTTCCATCAGCTCCGGGATTGTTCATTCTCGCCTCCGTCGCGGCATTCTTCGTCGGTCTCTCGAAAGGGGGGCTCCCGGCGATCGGCTCGCTGGCCGTGCCGATGCTGTCACTGCAGCTCTCGCCCGTGACTGCTGCAGCGCTTCTGCTTCCGATCTATGTGCTGACGGATATCGTGGGCGTCTGGCTCTATCGTCGCGAATACAGCCCGCGAAACCTGAAGATTCTCATTCCGGCCGCTCTCGCCGGCGTGTTGTTTGGATGGGCCACGGCATCTCATGTCTCCGACGCGGCGATCGCATTTCTCATAGGATTGATGGGCGCAGGCTTCTGCCTGAACACTTGGCTGCGGCCGCCGAAGGGCGTGGAACCGAAAGTCGGATCTATCCCCGCCGGCCTTTTCTGGGGCGCCGTCGCGGGGTTCACCAGCTTCGTCTCGCATTCGGGCGCGCCGCCCTTTCAGATCTATGTGCTGCCCCAGCGATTGAAGAAGATGGTGTTCGCGGGGACATCGACCATTGTGTTCGCTGTGGTCAACGCCGCCAAGATCGTTCCCTATTCCTTGCTGCGTCCTTTCTCGGCGAATGATTTCCGGATAGCGGCTTTTCTTGTGCCGATCGCAATGCTCGGTACGATCGTCGGCGCCGTGTTGACGCGACGTCTTCGGGACACGCTGTTCTTTCGTCTCGTGCAGGTGGCGCTGTTCGCGGTCTCGCTGAAGCTCATCGTCGATGCCCTGGGTGCTTTCGGGCGTTGA
- a CDS encoding IS630 family transposase → MSAPLAIRRMDYTSAELRALSGRCRDGAQVRRLLALALVLEGRSRTEAAALNGMDRQTLRDWVQRYNDLGVEGLTSRSSPGRAPALSEHQMAELRELVINGPDPEIHKVVRWRCVDLKAEVARRFSVEVHESTIARWLHELDLTRLQPRPVHPKKDVEAEAAFKKTSPTWSDRRSPRTRSAGR, encoded by the coding sequence ATGAGCGCGCCCTTGGCGATCAGGCGGATGGATTACACCAGCGCGGAGCTTCGCGCGCTGAGCGGGCGCTGCCGGGATGGTGCGCAGGTTCGCCGGCTCTTGGCTCTGGCCCTGGTGCTTGAGGGGCGTTCGCGAACCGAAGCGGCGGCGCTCAACGGCATGGATCGCCAGACGCTGCGCGACTGGGTGCAGCGCTACAATGACTTGGGCGTCGAGGGGCTGACGTCCCGCTCGAGCCCTGGCCGGGCGCCAGCCTTGAGCGAGCACCAGATGGCGGAACTGCGCGAACTGGTGATCAACGGGCCAGATCCCGAGATCCACAAGGTGGTGCGCTGGCGCTGCGTGGATCTGAAGGCCGAGGTGGCGCGGCGGTTTTCGGTGGAGGTGCATGAGAGCACCATCGCTCGGTGGCTGCATGAGCTCGACCTGACGCGCCTGCAGCCCAGGCCGGTTCATCCGAAGAAGGACGTCGAGGCGGAAGCGGCATTTAAAAAAACTTCGCCGACCTGGTCAGACAGGCGCTCCCCCAGGACGCGATCGGCCGGCCGTTAG
- the lpdA gene encoding dihydrolipoyl dehydrogenase: MSEKQHADLVVIGAGPGGYAAAFRAADLGRSVVLVDARVTLGGVCLNEGCIPSKALLHAARVLHEADNIGEWGISFGKAKIDIDALRKRKEAIVSQLTTGLAQLARRRKVRCVAGRAVFTGIDELAVSGTGAEERWSFGQAIVAAGSSPVRLPGWPEDDRIWDSTAALELRAVPRRLAIVGGGIIGLEMATIYAALGSSVTVIELADQVAPGAEPDAAELVRASLKARGCGIHVATRVVAVAASASEVTLLCEGGFVGEVAADAVIQAVGRRANGGAVGAQAAGLAIEANGVIPVDSQCRTNRANIFAVGDITGAPMLAHRATHQGKVAAEVASGHAAAFDTAFIPSIAYTDPELAWVGPTTAQLKSAGIPFKVSRFPWAASGRNLASGGSDGQTMLIHSPDNLRLLGATVVGPGAGELLAAIGVALEMGSTISDIALTVHAHPTLSETVAFAAERALGTLTDLYQHS; this comes from the coding sequence ATGTCCGAGAAGCAGCACGCCGACCTCGTCGTCATCGGGGCCGGACCGGGCGGCTATGCCGCCGCGTTCCGCGCCGCCGATCTCGGCCGCTCCGTCGTCCTGGTGGATGCCCGCGTCACGCTCGGCGGCGTCTGCCTCAACGAGGGCTGTATCCCCTCGAAGGCGCTCCTGCACGCGGCCCGCGTGCTCCACGAGGCTGACAACATCGGCGAATGGGGCATTTCGTTCGGCAAGGCCAAGATCGACATCGACGCGCTGCGCAAGCGCAAGGAAGCGATCGTATCGCAACTCACGACCGGGCTTGCCCAATTGGCCAGGCGCCGGAAGGTGCGATGTGTCGCGGGACGCGCCGTCTTTACCGGCATCGACGAACTGGCCGTCAGCGGAACCGGCGCAGAAGAACGGTGGAGCTTCGGTCAGGCCATCGTGGCCGCCGGCTCCTCGCCGGTGCGCCTGCCGGGATGGCCCGAGGACGACCGCATATGGGATTCCACCGCCGCGCTGGAGCTTCGAGCCGTGCCGCGTCGGCTGGCAATCGTCGGCGGCGGCATCATCGGGCTGGAAATGGCGACGATCTACGCCGCGCTGGGATCGTCGGTGACCGTCATCGAGTTGGCCGACCAGGTCGCGCCCGGCGCCGAGCCTGACGCTGCAGAGCTGGTGCGCGCCTCCCTCAAGGCCAGGGGCTGCGGGATTCACGTGGCGACACGCGTGGTCGCCGTGGCGGCCTCCGCGTCCGAGGTCACCCTGCTTTGCGAGGGCGGCTTCGTCGGTGAGGTCGCGGCGGATGCCGTGATCCAGGCCGTCGGACGCCGTGCGAACGGGGGCGCCGTCGGCGCGCAGGCTGCCGGCCTCGCCATCGAGGCGAACGGTGTCATCCCGGTCGACAGTCAATGCCGCACGAACAGGGCCAACATCTTCGCCGTCGGCGACATAACGGGCGCTCCGATGCTCGCACATCGTGCCACGCATCAGGGCAAGGTCGCCGCGGAGGTCGCCAGCGGGCATGCTGCGGCTTTCGACACCGCTTTCATTCCTTCGATCGCCTACACCGACCCCGAACTCGCCTGGGTCGGCCCCACGACAGCCCAGCTCAAGTCCGCCGGTATTCCGTTCAAGGTCTCCCGCTTCCCTTGGGCGGCGAGCGGCCGAAACCTCGCGTCGGGCGGCAGCGATGGCCAGACGATGCTGATCCATTCGCCGGACAACCTCCGACTTCTCGGCGCCACGGTCGTCGGGCCGGGTGCGGGAGAATTGCTCGCGGCGATCGGTGTCGCTCTGGAGATGGGCTCGACGATTTCGGACATCGCATTGACGGTTCACGCGCACCCGACATTGTCGGAGACGGTCGCCTTCGCGGCCGAACGCGCGCTCGGCACGCTGACGGACTTATACCAGCACTCCTAA
- a CDS encoding 2-oxo acid dehydrogenase subunit E2 encodes MTAPIASPSTRQRAREAGVNLAALAAELGRDAISPGDLDDHLGAGRRERAADDHQRYWDIDHSLYGPIREEATSRFSQVAAANLSAAQRVIPAVTHHDRVDMAAVEAVRARLKDEASRRGVKLTALAFHMKALARTLADFPRFNASLSADGRTLFLKQYVHIGIAVDTPHGLMVPVIRDVDGKGLWQIAAEIGDLATRAQQRKLGAGESGGASMSISNLGGIGGIGFTPVVNPPEVAILGLSKMEIVPVWNGENFVPTPMTPLDLSYDHRVVNGADAARLLVRYAHLLADPRRLLI; translated from the coding sequence ATGACAGCACCGATTGCCAGCCCTTCCACGCGGCAGCGCGCGCGCGAAGCAGGCGTGAACCTGGCCGCGCTGGCCGCCGAGCTCGGCCGCGACGCGATTTCGCCAGGCGACCTCGACGATCATCTGGGCGCCGGCCGGCGCGAACGAGCCGCGGACGACCACCAGCGCTATTGGGACATCGACCATTCGCTGTATGGGCCGATACGCGAGGAGGCGACCAGCCGCTTCAGCCAGGTCGCCGCCGCCAATCTTTCCGCCGCACAGCGGGTCATTCCCGCGGTGACCCATCACGACCGGGTCGATATGGCCGCTGTCGAGGCGGTGCGCGCGAGGTTGAAGGACGAGGCCTCGCGACGCGGCGTGAAGCTGACCGCGCTCGCCTTCCACATGAAGGCGCTCGCTCGGACCCTCGCCGATTTTCCGCGCTTCAACGCTTCTCTGTCTGCCGACGGACGGACCCTTTTCCTCAAGCAGTATGTCCACATCGGCATCGCGGTGGACACGCCGCACGGCTTGATGGTGCCCGTCATCCGCGACGTCGACGGGAAGGGTCTCTGGCAGATCGCCGCCGAGATCGGCGATCTGGCGACGCGCGCGCAGCAGCGCAAGCTCGGCGCGGGTGAATCCGGCGGCGCGTCCATGTCGATCAGCAATCTCGGCGGCATCGGCGGCATCGGCTTCACGCCGGTGGTCAATCCGCCGGAGGTCGCCATTCTGGGCCTATCCAAGATGGAGATCGTTCCGGTCTGGAACGGGGAGAACTTCGTCCCGACGCCGATGACGCCCCTCGACCTGAGCTACGACCATCGTGTGGTCAATGGGGCGGACGCCGCGCGCCTGCTCGTACGCTACGCCCACCTCCTCGCCGATCCGCGGCGACTGTTGATCTGA
- a CDS encoding NAD-dependent succinate-semialdehyde dehydrogenase, whose translation MSSYVGPADLYIDGRWLPASGGERFDVLNPADETVVASVASGTETDARAAVDAAHEAAAGWAARRPRERAEILRRCFDLMSARVSDFARLITLENGKARADAIGEANYAAEFFRWFSEEAVRPEGHLGHAPASGARILVHHKPAGIAVLVTPWNYPAAMGTRKIAPALAAGCTVVIKPASETPLTMLALMPVLEEAGVPPGVVNVLPSRRSGAVVDAMLHDPRVRVVSFTGSTGVGRKLLHAAADQVIKPAMELGGNAPLIVFDDADLDLAVEGAMVAKMRNLGEACTAANRFYVHERIAEEFTQRFTARMASLKMGDGLAEDVDVGSLVNAETRDKVAAFVEDAIQRGAELRLGGTVPEGPGFFYPPTVLFNVPAGAACLGDEIFGPVAAIQTFGDEDDVVARANATEYGLVAYVFTEDLRRGLSVSERLDFGMVGLNRGLVSDPAAPFGGMKQSGLGREGGKEGMLEFMETQYISTNW comes from the coding sequence ATGTCGTCCTATGTCGGGCCCGCCGACCTCTATATCGACGGTCGCTGGCTTCCCGCTTCGGGCGGTGAGCGTTTCGACGTCCTCAATCCCGCGGACGAGACGGTCGTCGCGTCTGTCGCATCCGGCACGGAGACCGACGCGAGGGCCGCTGTCGACGCGGCCCACGAGGCGGCGGCCGGGTGGGCTGCGAGGCGCCCGCGCGAGCGGGCCGAGATCCTCCGCCGCTGCTTCGATCTGATGAGCGCGCGCGTCTCGGACTTCGCCCGTCTTATCACGCTGGAAAACGGCAAGGCGCGCGCCGACGCCATCGGCGAGGCGAACTATGCGGCGGAATTCTTCCGCTGGTTTTCGGAAGAGGCGGTGCGTCCCGAGGGGCATCTCGGCCACGCGCCGGCTTCCGGCGCCCGCATCCTTGTGCATCACAAGCCGGCCGGCATCGCAGTCCTGGTGACGCCTTGGAACTATCCGGCGGCGATGGGCACGCGCAAGATCGCGCCCGCGCTGGCGGCAGGCTGCACGGTCGTCATCAAGCCGGCCTCCGAGACACCCCTCACCATGCTGGCGCTCATGCCGGTGCTGGAGGAGGCCGGCGTTCCACCCGGCGTCGTCAACGTCCTCCCGAGCCGCCGGTCGGGGGCGGTGGTGGATGCCATGCTGCACGACCCGCGCGTCAGGGTCGTGTCCTTCACCGGGTCCACCGGCGTCGGCCGCAAGCTTCTGCACGCCGCGGCGGATCAGGTGATCAAGCCGGCGATGGAGCTCGGGGGCAACGCGCCGCTGATCGTGTTCGACGACGCCGACCTCGATCTCGCCGTCGAAGGCGCGATGGTCGCCAAGATGCGCAATCTCGGCGAGGCCTGCACGGCCGCCAACCGCTTCTACGTGCATGAGCGGATCGCCGAAGAGTTCACGCAGCGCTTCACGGCCCGCATGGCCTCCCTCAAGATGGGCGACGGCCTCGCCGAAGATGTCGACGTCGGCTCGCTGGTCAACGCGGAAACGCGCGACAAGGTGGCCGCCTTCGTCGAGGATGCCATCCAGCGCGGCGCCGAGCTGCGCCTCGGCGGCACGGTGCCGGAAGGTCCCGGCTTCTTCTATCCGCCCACGGTCCTCTTCAACGTGCCCGCCGGCGCGGCCTGCCTCGGCGACGAGATCTTTGGCCCCGTGGCGGCGATCCAGACCTTCGGCGATGAGGACGACGTGGTCGCACGGGCCAACGCCACCGAATATGGCCTGGTCGCTTACGTCTTCACGGAGGATCTACGTCGGGGCTTGAGCGTCTCGGAGCGCCTGGACTTCGGCATGGTCGGTCTCAACCGCGGTCTCGTCTCCGATCCCGCCGCGCCGTTCGGCGGCATGAAGCAATCCGGCCTCGGTCGCGAGGGCGGCAAGGAAGGCATGCTGGAGTTCATGGAAACCCAGTACATCTCGACAAATTGGTGA
- a CDS encoding biotin/lipoyl-containing protein produces MQHEIIMPALGMAQKTGLIVAWHKAPGDTVKASDILLDVETDKSTMEVEAGHDGYIAAIMAKAGVDVPVGDTIAIISTEKPEAATAEQPPASASVQAPAPPARETSASQPKPAPGRPVGGAALAAAVQHGRILASPKAKRLAAERGIELTRLVALGVEQPFHAADIEDLPPNEPSLPIAAIPSEIEARVEPAGLSGMLRLLSVEGGGAGKPALWAAFAASSLRASLDIQDDVSVQVEHGGKTLRYRNPDRAPLSRLEPGDADATVDVVVRDLTGSCLVSTRFTGEHAPVLTLTDDGGKASLRLVFDASRLTSAAGTEFVTGFAARMNDPLRQLL; encoded by the coding sequence ATGCAGCATGAGATCATCATGCCAGCCCTGGGCATGGCGCAAAAGACCGGCCTCATCGTCGCCTGGCACAAGGCGCCGGGCGACACGGTCAAGGCGTCCGACATCCTGCTGGATGTGGAGACCGACAAGTCGACCATGGAGGTCGAGGCGGGCCATGACGGCTACATCGCAGCCATCATGGCCAAGGCCGGCGTGGACGTGCCGGTCGGCGACACCATCGCGATCATCTCGACGGAGAAGCCCGAGGCTGCAACGGCGGAGCAACCTCCGGCGTCGGCGAGCGTCCAGGCCCCGGCACCACCTGCTCGCGAGACTTCGGCCTCGCAACCAAAGCCAGCGCCTGGGCGACCTGTCGGCGGCGCCGCGCTTGCCGCGGCGGTCCAGCACGGTCGCATCCTGGCGTCGCCGAAGGCGAAGCGCCTGGCAGCCGAGCGCGGCATCGAGCTGACGCGGCTCGTCGCTCTGGGCGTCGAGCAACCGTTCCATGCCGCCGACATCGAAGACCTGCCGCCGAACGAGCCATCGCTCCCGATCGCCGCGATTCCGTCCGAGATCGAGGCCAGGGTCGAACCTGCCGGCCTTTCCGGAATGCTGCGGCTCCTGAGCGTGGAAGGCGGCGGGGCCGGCAAGCCGGCGCTGTGGGCGGCCTTCGCGGCATCCAGCCTGCGCGCGTCGCTCGACATCCAAGACGATGTATCGGTGCAGGTCGAGCATGGCGGCAAGACCCTGCGTTACCGCAATCCCGACCGGGCGCCGCTTTCCCGCCTCGAACCCGGCGACGCCGACGCGACCGTCGATGTCGTCGTTCGCGACCTGACCGGGAGCTGCCTCGTCTCCACGCGCTTTACCGGTGAGCATGCTCCCGTCCTGACGCTCACGGATGACGGCGGCAAGGCAAGCCTGCGCCTCGTCTTCGACGCTTCGCGCCTGACATCGGCAGCGGGCACCGAGTTCGTGACGGGCTTTGCCGCGCGGATGAACGATCCGCTGCGGCAACTATTGTGA
- a CDS encoding alpha-ketoacid dehydrogenase subunit beta — MREITLSKAVNEAIAEEMRRDPSVFLMGEDVAEAGTPFKVLSGLVEEFGTSRIIDTPISEPGFMGMAVGAAMTGSRPIVDLMFGDFLFLVMDQLCNQAAKTHYMSGGKLKVPLVLRTNLGATRRSAAQHSQSLHALVAHIPGLKVALPSSAYEAKGLMKTAIRDDNPVVIFEDKLMYQEKAPVPEEEYLIPFGRAAVLRPGRDITLVATSSMVQVAQKAAALLEQDGISAEVIDPRTIVPLDMETILASVRRTGRAMIVDEGHQSFGVTAEIASRINEGAFYYLDAPVQRLGAMDVPVPFSPALEDLTVPTPESVAERGRASVRGGLFHAA, encoded by the coding sequence ATGCGCGAGATTACCCTCTCCAAAGCCGTGAACGAGGCCATCGCCGAGGAAATGCGCCGCGATCCGTCCGTCTTCCTGATGGGCGAGGACGTTGCCGAGGCGGGCACGCCGTTCAAGGTTCTCTCCGGTCTCGTCGAGGAGTTCGGAACGAGCCGGATCATCGACACGCCGATCTCCGAGCCCGGCTTCATGGGGATGGCGGTCGGCGCGGCGATGACGGGCTCGCGGCCCATCGTCGATCTGATGTTCGGCGACTTCCTTTTCCTGGTCATGGATCAGCTGTGCAACCAGGCGGCGAAGACGCACTACATGTCCGGCGGCAAGCTCAAGGTGCCGCTGGTGCTGCGCACCAATCTCGGGGCGACGCGGCGCTCGGCGGCCCAGCACAGCCAATCGCTGCATGCCCTGGTCGCTCATATTCCCGGGCTGAAGGTGGCGCTGCCGTCATCCGCTTACGAAGCGAAGGGCCTGATGAAGACGGCGATTCGGGACGACAACCCGGTCGTCATCTTCGAGGACAAGCTGATGTATCAGGAGAAGGCGCCGGTCCCCGAGGAGGAATATCTCATCCCGTTCGGCAGGGCCGCCGTGCTGCGTCCGGGCCGCGACATCACGCTTGTCGCCACCTCGTCGATGGTGCAGGTGGCGCAGAAGGCGGCGGCTCTTCTCGAGCAGGACGGCATCTCGGCCGAAGTGATCGATCCGCGCACGATCGTGCCGCTCGACATGGAGACGATCCTCGCTTCCGTCCGCCGGACAGGGCGCGCCATGATCGTCGACGAGGGCCATCAGAGCTTCGGCGTCACCGCCGAGATCGCGAGCCGCATCAACGAAGGCGCATTCTACTATCTCGATGCCCCCGTCCAGAGGCTCGGCGCCATGGACGTTCCCGTGCCGTTTTCGCCCGCCCTCGAGGATCTGACGGTTCCAACGCCCGAATCGGTGGCCGAACGAGGCCGCGCCAGCGTGCGGGGAGGCCTGTTCCATGCAGCATGA
- a CDS encoding thiamine pyrophosphate-dependent dehydrogenase E1 component subunit alpha has protein sequence MTRSKSKSKPTANSEAYLRMYRQMVRIRAFEDQANALYLSAKMPGLTHMYSGQEAVAVGICEALTRDDKITSTHRGHGHCVAKGADFKQMFCELLGRAEGYCGGKGGSMHIADQSNGNLGANAIVGGSMGIATGAALSARRLGRKDVTVCFFGDGATAQGLLYEVMNMAALWKLPVIYACENNGYSEYTKTAEIAAGSLLARAQAFGIEAFQVDGQDVLAVNELAERLVARCRAGEGPFFVQLDTYRYHGHHVGDINREYYRSKEEEALWKAERDPILNFGRWLDAEGLASEDELAAINAEVKADAEAAVAYALAAPFPEPSQVGRHVFTDMIVA, from the coding sequence ATGACCAGATCGAAATCAAAGTCCAAACCGACGGCCAACTCGGAGGCCTATCTGCGGATGTACCGGCAGATGGTGCGTATCCGCGCCTTCGAGGACCAGGCCAACGCGCTCTACCTTTCGGCGAAGATGCCGGGCCTCACCCACATGTATTCCGGCCAGGAGGCCGTCGCCGTGGGCATCTGCGAGGCGCTCACGCGTGACGACAAGATCACCTCCACCCATCGCGGTCATGGCCATTGCGTGGCCAAGGGCGCCGATTTCAAGCAGATGTTCTGCGAGCTGCTGGGCCGCGCCGAAGGCTATTGCGGCGGCAAGGGCGGTTCGATGCACATCGCCGACCAGTCGAACGGCAACCTCGGCGCCAACGCCATCGTCGGCGGCTCGATGGGCATCGCCACCGGCGCCGCCCTCTCGGCCAGGCGGTTGGGCAGAAAAGACGTGACCGTCTGTTTCTTCGGCGACGGTGCGACCGCGCAGGGCCTGCTCTACGAGGTCATGAACATGGCTGCGCTGTGGAAGCTGCCGGTCATCTATGCCTGCGAGAACAACGGCTACAGCGAATACACCAAGACCGCGGAGATCGCGGCAGGCTCGCTTCTCGCCCGCGCCCAGGCCTTCGGGATCGAGGCCTTCCAGGTCGACGGGCAGGATGTGCTCGCGGTGAACGAACTCGCCGAGCGGCTGGTCGCACGATGCCGCGCCGGCGAGGGCCCGTTCTTCGTCCAGCTCGACACCTACCGCTATCACGGCCACCACGTGGGCGACATCAACCGCGAATACTACCGGTCGAAGGAGGAGGAGGCGCTCTGGAAGGCCGAGCGCGATCCGATCCTCAACTTCGGGCGCTGGCTGGACGCCGAGGGGCTCGCCAGCGAGGACGAGCTCGCCGCAATCAACGCCGAGGTCAAGGCCGACGCCGAGGCCGCGGTTGCCTACGCCCTGGCGGCCCCCTTCCCCGAGCCCTCGCAGGTGGGACGCCATGTCTTCACCGACATGATCGTCGCCTGA
- a CDS encoding M24 family metallopeptidase gives MTTTDALNPRILQPADVNPNWRWDKHLPALGHTAVDFERRVDHDRLRRYRLSRAKQALKKSDCGALLLFDVNNIRYVSGTKIGEWERDKMCRFALLAGDEEPYVWDFGSAAVHHREYCDWLNPEHCRAGVVGMRGTIPPSFGLMKFYAEEIYGLLKKAGVADMPVGLDYAETAMHFALQEAGLKIVDGQQVMLSAREIKNVDEIQLLNQAASMVDGVYHMIWEELKPGVRENDIVAMANKMLYEMGSDDVEAINAIAGERCNPHPHNFTDRYFRPGDQAFFDILQSYQGYRTCYYRTFNIGRATPVQNDAYIKAREWLDAAIELIKPGVTTDVVAKVWPTAESLGFPNELAAFGLQFGHGLGLALHERPIISRAVSLEHPMEIETGMVFALETYCPAADGYSAARIEEEVVVTDKGCTVISLFPAEELPIANRY, from the coding sequence ATGACCACGACCGACGCGCTGAATCCGCGCATCCTGCAGCCCGCAGACGTCAACCCGAACTGGCGCTGGGACAAGCATCTGCCGGCCCTCGGCCACACCGCCGTCGACTTCGAACGGAGGGTCGACCACGACCGGCTGCGCCGCTATCGGCTCAGCCGGGCGAAGCAGGCGCTGAAGAAATCAGACTGCGGGGCGCTGCTTCTCTTCGACGTCAACAACATCCGCTACGTCTCGGGCACCAAGATCGGCGAGTGGGAACGGGATAAGATGTGCCGCTTCGCCCTGCTCGCCGGCGACGAGGAGCCCTATGTCTGGGACTTCGGCTCCGCCGCCGTGCACCACCGCGAATATTGCGACTGGCTCAATCCGGAGCACTGCCGCGCCGGCGTCGTCGGCATGCGGGGCACGATCCCGCCGTCGTTCGGCCTCATGAAATTCTATGCCGAAGAGATCTACGGCCTGCTGAAGAAGGCCGGGGTCGCCGATATGCCGGTCGGTCTCGACTATGCCGAGACGGCCATGCATTTCGCCCTCCAGGAAGCCGGGCTCAAGATCGTCGACGGGCAGCAGGTCATGCTCTCGGCACGCGAGATCAAGAATGTCGACGAGATCCAGCTGCTCAACCAGGCGGCGAGCATGGTGGACGGCGTCTATCACATGATCTGGGAGGAGCTGAAGCCGGGCGTGCGCGAGAACGACATCGTCGCGATGGCCAACAAGATGCTCTACGAGATGGGGTCGGACGACGTCGAGGCCATCAATGCCATCGCCGGCGAGCGCTGCAACCCGCATCCGCACAACTTCACGGATCGCTACTTCCGCCCCGGCGACCAGGCGTTCTTCGACATCCTGCAGAGCTATCAAGGCTATCGCACCTGCTATTACCGCACCTTCAACATCGGCCGGGCGACGCCGGTGCAGAACGACGCCTATATCAAGGCGCGCGAATGGCTGGACGCGGCCATCGAGCTGATCAAGCCCGGCGTGACGACGGACGTCGTGGCCAAGGTCTGGCCCACCGCCGAGAGCCTCGGCTTCCCCAACGAGCTTGCCGCGTTCGGGCTGCAGTTCGGCCACGGTCTGGGCCTCGCCCTGCACGAGCGCCCGATCATCAGCCGCGCCGTCAGCCTCGAGCATCCCATGGAGATCGAGACCGGCATGGTCTTCGCGCTGGAGACCTATTGTCCGGCGGCCGACGGGTACTCGGCGGCGCGCATCGAGGAAGAGGTGGTCGTCACCGACAAAGGCTGCACCGTCATCAGCCTCTTCCCGGCCGAGGAACTGCCGATCGCCAACCGCTACTGA